A window from Leifsonia shinshuensis encodes these proteins:
- a CDS encoding inorganic diphosphatase, translated as MAEYDVVIEIPKGSRNKYEVDHETGRVYLDRVLFTSFVYPTDYGFFENTLGDDGDPLDALVLLEYPVFPGVGVKVRPVAVLNMSDEAGGDAKIIAVPYKDPRWQHIQDVNDIPEQTRKEIEHFFARYKDLEPGKFVNIEGWGDAAEADGLIQKAIAKLAAEGH; from the coding sequence ATGGCCGAATACGACGTCGTCATCGAGATCCCCAAAGGGAGCCGCAACAAGTACGAGGTGGACCACGAGACCGGTCGCGTCTACCTCGACCGCGTGCTCTTCACCAGCTTCGTGTACCCGACCGATTACGGCTTCTTCGAGAACACGCTGGGCGACGACGGCGACCCGCTGGACGCGCTGGTGCTGCTCGAGTACCCGGTCTTCCCGGGTGTCGGCGTCAAGGTGCGCCCGGTCGCCGTGCTGAACATGAGCGACGAGGCGGGCGGCGACGCCAAGATCATCGCCGTGCCGTACAAGGACCCGCGCTGGCAGCACATCCAGGATGTGAACGACATCCCGGAGCAGACGCGCAAGGAGATCGAGCACTTCTTCGCCCGCTACAAGGACCTCGAGCCGGGCAAGTTCGTCAACATCGAGGGCTGGGGCGACGCCGCCGAGGCCGACGGCCTCATCCAGAAGGCGATCGCCAAGCTCGCCGCCGAGGGCCACTGA
- a CDS encoding C40 family peptidase — MANENEKISRVRPGLAIGAGVMGAVTASIGIVTPAQAVDYPSWNDVQQAKNNVANQQAMIDNITSLITGLQSSVDAARIASEKAAEAYFQAKDALAAATAKADDLQKQAVEAAEKAKTSKMRAGLLASHLAKSGGGDVTTDLMLKGGGSGSAADKLLFQLGTMSKLTEQSKAVYDQATTDKNTADALTAQAKAAKTERESLAAEADKALAAAQSAQAQAQAALATQQQKSTELVAQLATLKNTSAQTEAAYLQGEQVKAQQEAARKAQEAALRQQQQQQQQQQAAAPRPPASGGGGGGAAPAAPAAPAAPNGNVVQTAIAYARAQLGKPYIFGGEGPVGYDCSGLTMKAYAYAGVYIGSHSVNNQYYTAAGRGQLVSYSAKQAGDLIFWGSGPGDFYHVGIYIGGGMMIAAPTEGDVVKIQSVWGSPYRLVARPSA, encoded by the coding sequence TTGGCTAACGAGAACGAGAAGATCAGCCGGGTCCGCCCGGGCCTCGCTATCGGAGCGGGCGTGATGGGCGCGGTCACCGCATCCATCGGCATCGTCACCCCGGCGCAGGCGGTCGACTACCCGTCGTGGAACGACGTGCAGCAGGCCAAGAACAACGTCGCCAATCAGCAGGCGATGATCGACAACATCACGAGCCTGATCACCGGTCTGCAGTCGAGTGTGGATGCGGCCCGCATCGCCTCGGAGAAGGCGGCGGAGGCGTACTTCCAGGCGAAGGATGCGCTGGCGGCCGCGACGGCGAAGGCCGATGACCTGCAGAAGCAGGCGGTGGAGGCGGCCGAGAAGGCGAAGACCTCCAAGATGCGCGCGGGCCTGCTCGCCTCGCATCTGGCGAAGTCCGGCGGCGGGGACGTGACCACCGACCTCATGCTGAAGGGCGGCGGCTCGGGCTCCGCCGCCGACAAGCTGCTGTTCCAGCTCGGCACGATGAGCAAGCTGACGGAGCAGTCGAAGGCGGTCTACGACCAGGCCACCACGGACAAGAACACGGCCGACGCCCTCACCGCGCAGGCCAAGGCGGCCAAGACCGAGCGCGAGTCGCTCGCCGCCGAGGCCGACAAGGCGCTCGCCGCCGCGCAGTCCGCGCAGGCGCAGGCGCAGGCGGCGCTCGCGACCCAGCAGCAGAAGTCGACCGAGCTGGTCGCGCAGCTTGCGACGCTGAAGAACACCTCCGCGCAGACCGAGGCCGCCTACCTCCAGGGCGAGCAGGTGAAGGCGCAGCAGGAGGCGGCCCGCAAGGCGCAGGAGGCGGCCCTGCGGCAGCAGCAGCAGCAACAGCAGCAGCAGCAGGCCGCCGCACCGAGGCCGCCGGCGTCCGGCGGCGGGGGAGGCGGCGCGGCTCCGGCGGCGCCCGCGGCTCCTGCGGCCCCGAACGGGAACGTCGTCCAGACCGCGATCGCCTACGCCCGGGCCCAGCTCGGCAAGCCGTACATCTTCGGCGGCGAAGGTCCGGTGGGCTACGACTGCTCCGGTCTGACGATGAAGGCGTACGCGTACGCCGGCGTCTACATCGGCTCGCACTCGGTCAACAACCAGTACTACACCGCGGCTGGCCGCGGTCAGCTGGTGTCGTACAGCGCCAAGCAGGCGGGCGACCTCATCTTCTGGGGATCCGGCCCCGGCGACTTCTACCACGTGGGCATCTACATCGGCGGCGGCATGATGATCGCCGCTCCCACCGAGGGCGACGTCGTCAAGATCCAGTCCGTCTGGGGCTCCCCCTACCGCCTGGTCGCCCGCCCCAGCGCCTAA
- a CDS encoding peptidoglycan DD-metalloendopeptidase family protein — MRRETTSRTVPPTIPGSPRRRAVRAALAALAVAAVTAVGAIAAPAYADNYPSWQDVQNAKANESAASAQVDRINGLISSLKQEVADTQALAVKRGAELEVAQTNYDMATMKALDLESQAVASQKKADEASEQAGKLAAQLYRTGGRNLTANLFLSGNNASTTSPDKLLSGLGSMSKLVEQSNKVYTDAKAAQNTAKSLSAQADVAKAERERLRVVAEAAMQAAIEAAKAAQDKLAEQQKQIVVMQAQLAALKDTTAKTVAGYQAGVAAAAAAAAARGSAGLPGGYVGPQGWAVPAAGPITDGFGARPSPGGVGSTYHMGIDIGASCNAPIYAAHEGTVIYAGPNGSYGNFVLLDNGGSVDTGYAHIRDGGILVGIGQHVGAGQPIARVGTTGASTGCHLHFEVRTNGTKIDGIPFMRDRQAPLG, encoded by the coding sequence ATGAGACGCGAGACGACGAGCCGAACGGTTCCCCCGACCATCCCCGGCAGCCCCCGCCGCCGGGCGGTCCGTGCTGCCCTGGCCGCCCTCGCCGTCGCCGCCGTCACGGCGGTGGGAGCCATCGCTGCCCCCGCCTACGCCGACAACTACCCGTCGTGGCAGGACGTGCAGAACGCCAAGGCGAACGAGTCGGCGGCCAGCGCCCAGGTCGACCGCATCAACGGCCTGATCTCGTCGCTCAAGCAAGAGGTGGCGGACACGCAGGCGCTCGCCGTCAAGCGCGGCGCCGAGCTCGAGGTCGCCCAGACGAACTACGACATGGCGACGATGAAGGCGCTCGATCTCGAGTCGCAGGCCGTCGCCAGCCAGAAGAAGGCCGACGAGGCCAGCGAGCAGGCCGGCAAGCTGGCCGCGCAGCTGTACCGCACCGGCGGCCGCAACCTGACGGCCAACCTCTTCCTCAGCGGCAACAACGCCAGCACCACGAGCCCCGACAAGCTGCTCTCCGGGCTGGGCAGCATGTCCAAGCTCGTCGAGCAGTCCAACAAGGTCTACACCGACGCCAAAGCCGCGCAGAACACGGCGAAGTCGCTGTCGGCGCAGGCGGATGTGGCGAAGGCCGAGCGCGAGCGGCTCCGCGTCGTCGCCGAAGCGGCGATGCAGGCCGCGATCGAGGCGGCCAAGGCGGCTCAGGACAAGCTGGCCGAGCAGCAGAAGCAGATCGTCGTCATGCAGGCGCAGCTCGCCGCCCTGAAAGACACCACCGCCAAGACGGTCGCCGGCTACCAGGCCGGTGTCGCGGCCGCGGCCGCAGCGGCGGCCGCGCGCGGGTCGGCGGGGCTCCCCGGCGGCTACGTCGGACCGCAGGGCTGGGCCGTGCCCGCCGCCGGCCCGATCACCGACGGCTTCGGCGCGCGCCCGTCGCCCGGCGGCGTCGGCAGCACGTACCACATGGGCATCGACATCGGCGCCTCGTGCAACGCGCCCATCTACGCCGCCCACGAGGGCACGGTCATCTACGCCGGCCCCAACGGCTCCTACGGCAACTTCGTGCTGCTCGACAACGGCGGCAGCGTCGACACGGGTTACGCCCACATCCGTGACGGCGGCATCCTCGTCGGCATCGGCCAGCACGTCGGAGCCGGCCAGCCCATCGCCCGCGTCGGCACGACCGGCGCATCCACCGGCTGCCACCTCCACTTCGAGGTGCGCACCAACGGGACGAAGATCGACGGCATCCCGTTCATGAGAGACAGGCAGGCACCCCTTGGCTAA
- a CDS encoding tyrosine-type recombinase/integrase, with the protein MTAPPEARCAGREADEPVFVGAESGVLRAGNFRSRVVNGAIARCIEKDDTFRRLTPHDLRHSAASLAVSAGANVESVQRMLGHA; encoded by the coding sequence GTGACCGCTCCCCCGGAGGCCCGGTGCGCCGGTCGGGAGGCCGACGAGCCGGTGTTCGTCGGCGCCGAAAGTGGTGTGCTCCGGGCAGGCAACTTCCGCAGTCGCGTCGTCAATGGGGCCATCGCCCGGTGCATCGAGAAGGACGACACCTTCCGGCGACTGACTCCCCACGACCTCAGACACTCGGCCGCGTCGCTCGCCGTCTCGGCCGGAGCCAACGTCGAATCCGTGCAAAGGATGCTCGGACACGCGTAG
- a CDS encoding cell wall-binding repeat-containing protein — MTRIAGGDRFETAAAVSASTFPVGVPVAYVASGYNFPDALAGGPAAAHEHGPVLLTAPTQLPDATAGELTRLKAAKIVVLGGLAAVSSSVASALREYTADVTRVAGGDRFETAAKVSASVFPPGVPVAYVASGSNFPDALAGGPAAAAAGGPVLLTAPGALPVATSTELKRLKPERIVMLGGDAAVSAGVETSLKDMSSASVTRVAGSNRFETAAMATSVFAPGVPVAYVANGYNFPDALAGGPAASIAGGPVLLTSQGTLSDATSKELDRLRPKSIVVLGGSAAVSDTVSQALGGKVNRPIALTIATHELSAATVGEAYSATLNAAGGTAPYRWSVTGLPDGVLASPEGGLSGTPSAAGTSSVTIAVIDSAGASAVASLLLIVSPGTFTAPTPTIAGAPELGGTLTADPGLWQPVPETFDYQWLRNGAEISSASGVQYILTADDLGATLSVKVTGHKPGYTALSVASSGLSVPRPGTGFHIAPIPTVSGTGQLGGALVATVGTWSPTPTTFQYQWLRDGQPIEDQNAKTLRYYPYGADLGHTITFSVTATLDGVSATRASAPVTPTCGPAVTDGTRVAVIHTDISGAVTYTTEDVDVVRVCETPDTGGPNVTVGSTLTIGPGVSLELYKYLNVAGTLNLSGTADAPVTVPVVSGAIIGSYSSGRLTVAYANAPDLGIQWSCGSIDIRHSTFDELNVDGTAGMSELEALCFPTQDTLRIQDSTILQPGQPAWMGWTWGLKVDGWRGNVDLERNDFAGDVSAWFNSPWNPSTTDPPGSGIVRDNTFRGRVGLQYFDQCSGNCATKAAPLALTGNRLTDSAAGFELSAILTDGSVANNTGPRTGLVTYEAVTASGHLAFPLPDAAPTAPQYSRWLSVPTGSTVVIPPGNNMTLRSVWIQGTLTVGAAGASPVTITGDSQLTIGVESGATATFNGVTFDDLLWVDTSGDLSIVDSVLNNPVGESDGSQEPMHYDWVNSVIRQTGGNLYLDAQYVGTPRLLKQISGEAVVRGSFVGPKTGIALIETCEWEEQKCFVDARDVDWGEATGPFPQPPLGDLLAPTPQALFCGTGIAYPWPGSTAADAGHWVGGCDGIDHDPGRQIATAKQNYDSARAEFLAECATDPGEFASACDVVTRTDTCLSGAMTLAQEVSPYPLAPPSDSDVATKIASGGVDTLEALDRPALRIARAGAAIALKAGYVYSTLLSVKSAYDQCRP; from the coding sequence GTGACCCGAATTGCAGGGGGAGACCGCTTCGAGACGGCCGCTGCAGTGTCTGCCTCGACGTTCCCGGTCGGTGTGCCTGTGGCCTATGTGGCAAGCGGATACAACTTCCCCGATGCCCTTGCTGGCGGGCCCGCTGCGGCGCATGAACACGGGCCGGTACTCCTCACAGCGCCGACTCAGCTACCCGATGCCACCGCGGGAGAACTGACTCGGCTGAAGGCAGCCAAGATCGTCGTTCTAGGCGGCCTGGCGGCCGTGTCGTCATCCGTCGCGTCCGCGCTAAGGGAGTACACCGCAGACGTGACACGGGTCGCCGGTGGTGACCGCTTCGAAACGGCAGCCAAAGTCTCCGCTTCCGTATTCCCACCCGGCGTTCCAGTCGCCTATGTTGCAAGCGGATCAAACTTTCCGGATGCGCTCGCTGGCGGTCCTGCTGCCGCCGCAGCAGGCGGCCCTGTCCTTCTCACTGCCCCTGGAGCTCTGCCAGTAGCCACCTCCACTGAACTGAAGCGGCTGAAGCCTGAGAGAATTGTGATGCTCGGAGGCGACGCTGCAGTCTCGGCCGGCGTGGAGACATCGTTGAAGGACATGAGCTCAGCGTCCGTCACTAGAGTTGCCGGGAGCAACCGATTTGAAACGGCCGCGATGGCCACTTCCGTCTTTGCGCCCGGAGTTCCCGTCGCTTATGTCGCCAATGGATACAACTTCCCCGACGCGCTCGCCGGTGGTCCCGCCGCATCGATCGCAGGCGGCCCAGTGCTGCTCACCTCGCAGGGAACCCTCTCCGATGCGACCTCGAAAGAACTCGATCGGCTGCGGCCGAAGTCGATCGTAGTGCTCGGCGGTTCCGCGGCCGTGTCGGACACGGTCTCTCAGGCGCTCGGTGGCAAAGTGAACAGACCGATAGCCCTGACGATCGCGACTCATGAGCTTTCCGCCGCGACGGTCGGCGAGGCGTACTCCGCGACGCTGAACGCGGCCGGAGGCACTGCGCCCTACCGATGGTCGGTGACCGGTCTTCCCGATGGCGTTCTCGCCTCCCCAGAAGGGGGCCTTAGCGGCACCCCTTCGGCCGCGGGGACCTCATCGGTGACGATCGCCGTGATCGACTCCGCCGGAGCGTCAGCCGTCGCGAGTCTCCTGCTCATCGTTTCGCCGGGAACGTTCACCGCGCCGACGCCGACGATCGCGGGCGCCCCCGAGCTCGGCGGAACGCTGACGGCCGACCCGGGTCTCTGGCAGCCCGTTCCCGAAACCTTCGACTATCAGTGGTTGCGCAACGGTGCTGAGATATCGTCTGCCTCCGGCGTGCAGTACATCCTCACCGCCGACGACCTCGGCGCCACACTATCGGTGAAGGTCACCGGTCATAAGCCCGGATACACCGCCCTCAGTGTCGCTAGCTCGGGCCTATCCGTCCCGCGCCCCGGAACCGGATTCCACATCGCGCCGATACCGACTGTGTCCGGAACCGGACAGTTGGGTGGAGCGCTGGTAGCCACTGTCGGCACCTGGAGTCCAACGCCCACGACATTCCAGTATCAGTGGCTGCGCGACGGCCAGCCTATCGAGGATCAGAACGCAAAGACGTTGCGCTACTACCCCTACGGCGCCGACCTCGGACACACGATCACGTTCAGCGTCACCGCGACGCTCGACGGGGTAAGTGCTACACGCGCGAGCGCCCCCGTGACGCCCACCTGCGGGCCGGCCGTCACCGACGGCACCCGGGTCGCCGTCATCCACACCGATATCTCGGGAGCCGTGACCTACACCACGGAGGACGTGGACGTGGTGAGAGTGTGCGAGACGCCCGACACCGGAGGCCCGAACGTCACGGTCGGATCGACACTCACGATCGGCCCCGGCGTGAGCCTCGAGCTGTACAAATACCTGAACGTCGCCGGCACACTCAACCTCTCTGGAACGGCCGACGCGCCCGTTACGGTTCCGGTCGTCTCCGGCGCGATCATCGGCTCCTACTCCAGCGGGAGACTGACCGTCGCGTATGCGAACGCACCCGACCTCGGTATCCAGTGGAGCTGCGGGTCGATCGACATCCGTCATTCGACGTTCGACGAACTGAACGTCGACGGCACAGCGGGCATGTCAGAGCTGGAGGCACTGTGCTTTCCCACTCAGGACACCCTACGCATACAGGACTCGACGATCCTGCAACCAGGGCAACCGGCCTGGATGGGATGGACGTGGGGCCTCAAGGTCGACGGATGGCGGGGAAACGTCGACCTAGAGCGCAACGATTTCGCCGGCGACGTGTCTGCATGGTTCAACTCCCCCTGGAATCCGAGTACGACCGACCCGCCGGGCTCCGGCATCGTCCGCGACAATACGTTCCGCGGCAGAGTGGGGCTCCAGTACTTCGATCAATGCTCAGGCAACTGCGCGACCAAGGCTGCTCCGCTCGCGCTCACGGGAAACCGGCTCACTGATTCGGCTGCGGGATTCGAGCTTTCGGCCATCCTGACGGACGGGTCCGTGGCGAACAACACCGGACCACGAACCGGACTCGTCACCTACGAGGCGGTCACGGCGTCAGGCCACCTTGCATTCCCGCTCCCCGACGCCGCGCCGACCGCGCCGCAGTACTCCCGGTGGCTCTCGGTGCCCACCGGCTCGACCGTCGTGATCCCTCCCGGGAACAACATGACGCTGCGAAGCGTCTGGATTCAAGGCACGCTTACAGTCGGTGCTGCCGGGGCGAGCCCCGTCACGATCACTGGCGACTCGCAGCTGACCATCGGCGTAGAAAGCGGCGCGACGGCGACCTTCAACGGAGTCACGTTCGACGATCTCCTATGGGTCGACACTTCGGGGGATCTCTCGATCGTCGACTCGGTGCTGAACAATCCCGTCGGCGAGTCCGATGGCAGCCAGGAGCCGATGCACTACGACTGGGTCAATTCGGTGATCCGCCAGACCGGGGGCAACCTGTACCTCGACGCACAGTATGTCGGCACTCCACGACTTCTCAAGCAGATAAGCGGCGAGGCCGTCGTCCGGGGCAGCTTCGTCGGCCCCAAGACCGGTATCGCACTGATCGAGACCTGCGAGTGGGAAGAGCAGAAGTGCTTCGTCGACGCACGCGATGTCGATTGGGGCGAAGCGACAGGGCCGTTCCCGCAGCCGCCGCTTGGAGACCTGCTCGCCCCGACACCGCAAGCGCTGTTCTGCGGAACCGGCATCGCCTATCCCTGGCCAGGGTCGACGGCGGCAGACGCGGGACACTGGGTCGGCGGATGCGACGGTATCGATCACGATCCCGGGCGGCAGATCGCGACCGCGAAGCAGAACTACGATTCCGCGCGGGCGGAGTTCTTGGCCGAGTGCGCGACCGATCCCGGTGAGTTCGCAAGCGCCTGCGACGTCGTCACGCGAACGGACACGTGCCTCTCGGGTGCCATGACCTTGGCCCAAGAGGTGTCGCCATACCCACTCGCGCCGCCGAGCGACTCCGACGTCGCAACGAAAATTGCGAGCGGAGGTGTGGATACCCTCGAGGCACTCGATCGGCCGGCGCTCCGCATAGCGAGAGCTGGCGCCGCCATCGCGCTGAAGGCGGGCTACGTGTATTCGACACTTCTCAGCGTGAAGTCGGCGTACGACCAATGCAGGCCCTAG
- a CDS encoding MarR family transcriptional regulator: MATKSANDALVRLFDDLVRCETRLYNAIGESLRQEHGIATSQYEFLRYFRDHPGSRIADVAANFAAGIGAISKGVDRLEARGWVARHPNPADGRSSLVSLTSAGAVLVADADSTFRDRLAELMTADLAAADVEATGRVLASLRSALERDRVGLPVG; this comes from the coding sequence GTGGCAACTAAAAGCGCAAACGACGCACTCGTCCGGCTCTTCGACGACCTGGTCCGCTGCGAGACGCGCCTGTACAACGCGATCGGCGAGTCCCTCCGGCAGGAGCACGGGATCGCCACCTCGCAGTACGAGTTCCTCCGCTACTTCCGCGATCACCCCGGTTCGCGGATCGCCGACGTCGCAGCCAACTTCGCCGCTGGAATCGGCGCGATCAGCAAAGGAGTCGACCGCCTCGAGGCGCGCGGATGGGTGGCCCGCCACCCGAACCCGGCCGACGGGCGTTCCTCCCTCGTCAGCCTGACCTCCGCAGGCGCCGTTCTCGTGGCCGACGCTGACAGCACGTTCCGCGACCGGTTGGCCGAGCTGATGACCGCAGATCTCGCAGCGGCCGACGTCGAAGCGACAGGGCGCGTGCTCGCGTCACTGCGCTCCGCGCTCGAGCGGGATCGCGTGGGCCTGCCGGTCGGCTGA